One genomic window of Deinococcus arcticus includes the following:
- a CDS encoding aminopeptidase, with protein MQTNPLVPYDPELHAALLADYCLMAGAGERLLVAGGQEATPLLRALTRALLTRGARPVPRVDYPGQDEDFAELASDAVLDAAHAADLADVQALDGSLRVLTPTPGTPVDAARRARLLAARAPIAAARARKKWSLTLYPTAHAAAQASMDAMQFGDFVMRAMFLDRPDPVAAWGEVRTMQARIIERLSRADVVRIEAPGTDLTLRVGGRTWANSDGRRNMPSGEVFTGPLEDSAEGVVTFTVPAEYQGQVVRGARLEFRGGLVVDATAEEGEAVLHAALDTDPGARRLGELGIGTNSGIQVPTGNILFDEKIGGTVHLAIGKSYPETGGVNASAVHWDLITDLRASGRLSLDGEVVQENGQFVI; from the coding sequence GTGCAGACGAACCCTCTTGTCCCCTACGACCCGGAGCTTCACGCGGCGCTGCTGGCCGACTACTGCCTGATGGCCGGGGCAGGCGAGCGGCTGCTGGTGGCGGGCGGGCAGGAGGCCACGCCGCTGCTGCGCGCCCTGACCCGCGCCCTGCTGACCCGGGGGGCGCGCCCGGTGCCCCGTGTGGACTACCCCGGCCAGGATGAGGATTTTGCCGAGCTGGCCAGCGACGCCGTGCTGGACGCCGCCCACGCCGCCGATCTGGCCGACGTGCAGGCGCTGGACGGCAGCCTGCGGGTGCTGACCCCCACCCCGGGGACGCCGGTGGACGCGGCCCGGCGCGCCCGCCTGCTGGCTGCGCGGGCGCCCATCGCCGCCGCGCGCGCCCGCAAGAAGTGGAGTCTGACCCTGTACCCGACCGCGCACGCCGCCGCACAGGCCAGCATGGATGCAATGCAGTTCGGGGATTTCGTGATGCGCGCCATGTTCCTGGACCGCCCGGACCCGGTGGCCGCCTGGGGCGAGGTGCGCACCATGCAGGCCCGGATCATTGAACGCCTGAGCCGCGCCGACGTGGTGCGGATTGAAGCCCCCGGCACGGACCTGACCCTGCGGGTGGGCGGACGGACATGGGCCAACAGCGACGGGCGGCGCAACATGCCCAGCGGCGAGGTCTTTACCGGGCCCCTGGAGGACAGCGCCGAGGGCGTGGTGACCTTCACCGTGCCCGCCGAATACCAGGGGCAGGTGGTGCGCGGGGCGCGGCTGGAATTCCGGGGTGGGCTGGTTGTGGACGCCACGGCTGAAGAAGGCGAAGCCGTCCTGCACGCCGCGCTGGACACCGACCCCGGTGCCCGGCGCCTGGGTGAACTGGGCATTGGCACGAACAGCGGCATTCAGGTGCCCACCGGCAACATCCTGTTCGACGAGAAGATTGGCGGCACCGTTCACCTTGCCATTGGCAAGAGCTACCCCGAAACGGGCGGCGTGAACGCCAGCGCCGTGCACTGGGACCTGATTACCGACCTGCGCGCGAGCGGGCGCCTGAGCCTGGACGGCGAGGTGGTGCAGGAAAACGGCCAGTTCGTGATTTAA
- a CDS encoding AAA family ATPase, with translation MTGPIWVFSGSPGAGKTSVSRALLSRFPLGLHLPIDDLRELVVSGLAQPALDHPPEAVRQFALARTAAAHHARLYAEAGFAVAIDDVLWPTDVAPMAAHWAGLDVRPVRLYTTLEVAHFRNRTRTNKTYDTRVLAPLIDGLYGQMPPQSFREAGWAVVDSTHLTLEQTVEAVLGLTWPV, from the coding sequence ATGACTGGTCCCATCTGGGTGTTCAGCGGCAGTCCGGGCGCGGGCAAAACCAGCGTTTCGCGCGCGCTGCTGTCACGTTTTCCGCTGGGGCTGCACCTGCCTATTGACGATCTGCGCGAACTGGTGGTCTCGGGGCTGGCCCAGCCGGCGCTGGACCATCCGCCCGAGGCCGTGCGGCAGTTTGCCCTGGCCCGCACGGCCGCCGCCCACCACGCCCGCCTGTATGCCGAGGCGGGCTTTGCCGTGGCCATTGACGACGTACTGTGGCCCACCGACGTGGCGCCCATGGCCGCCCACTGGGCAGGGCTGGACGTACGCCCGGTGCGCCTGTACACCACCCTGGAGGTGGCCCACTTCCGCAACCGAACCCGCACGAACAAGACCTACGACACCCGCGTGCTGGCGCCGCTGATTGACGGCCTGTACGGCCAGATGCCGCCGCAAAGCTTCCGGGAAGCCGGCTGGGCGGTGGTGGACAGCACGCACCTGACCCTGGAGCAGACGGTGGAGGCAGTGCTGGGGCTGACATGGCCCGTGTGA
- a CDS encoding acetoacetate decarboxylase family protein: protein MRGFFLKGDPEKLQATVDAGLNRAAQGHATFRVLSPYVMLTFTRVGHAHSAHPSDAAKGWITETDIITWIPVGQLDDRGRLQHLYFYPVHIWVDDTMALINGRELYGYPKYDCQYEMPAAGEAGDFRLRVKGFEPFSPGTQIAWHPLLELTPHARGGLLGGLKDRARPIQTFGDLVRGAFEGLAHLPDFLIPDLAGWEDLLSLLAEPRTDQLFLKQFPDGTGVGAVYQAVVAAPAVVNAVHGGQLFGQGYTCTLHDFASFPLHETLGLSLGDQPAHLPFEVRFDFTVTEAQELTPPARTPPEKIAILGGGVGAISAAYHLTQEKDWQDKYDITLYQMGWRLGGKGASGRNAAAGQRIEEHGLHIWFGFYENAFRMIQGIYGDLGRPPGAPLATWQDAFKPHDYIVLSEHIGESWRPWPLMFPHRPGTPGDGAEHPMLWEAAQALLAQIRKWLADICHLHVPEPVAAPQQQPGQHDSWLHHLAAALQADVEHLAASVLHTVEGACQLDSALPTRLQGNENEHSLLAHTLQGIKGWIDHLLCALLDRDDEIRRAYICLDLGVTTLLGLLRDGVLKGGFDVINDIDLRDWLLKHGANERYSVNSAVIRGFYDLIFAYEGGDYDRPNAEAGTLLRAMMKIGLSYKGSIMYKMQAGMGDTIFSPAYQALRARGVKFKFFHKVEALTRDGDEVGTIRLTRQATVASGEAHYDPFVYVKGLACWPNRPNLDQLLPEEAQALRQSGANLESHWSTWPQVYEQTFGKPLPEVTLTKGVDFDRVILGVSVASVPLVAPELVAGSEALKNATTFVKTVPTQAYQLWFNQTLSELGWTAQPDGQQPVLSGFTEPYDTWAPMDQLLCREDWPDTPGAPKNVSYFCSVFPDEGLPPPSDTAFPVHCAEQARAGALNQVQQQLTALLPAVGPAGEFNWNLLSAPDDTQGEARFDAQYWRANMDPSERYVMSVVSSSQHRLRADESGYRNLVLTGDWLNTGLNAGCVEAAVMAGMQAAQAVTGKKAPIPGERDV from the coding sequence ATGCGCGGCTTCTTTCTGAAGGGCGACCCCGAAAAACTGCAGGCCACTGTGGACGCGGGCCTGAACCGCGCGGCGCAGGGCCACGCCACCTTTCGCGTGCTGTCGCCCTACGTCATGCTCACCTTCACGCGGGTGGGCCACGCGCACTCTGCTCATCCCAGCGACGCGGCCAAGGGCTGGATCACCGAAACCGACATCATCACCTGGATTCCGGTGGGGCAACTGGATGACCGCGGACGGCTGCAGCACCTGTACTTCTACCCGGTGCACATCTGGGTGGACGACACCATGGCGCTGATCAACGGGCGCGAACTGTACGGCTACCCCAAATATGACTGCCAGTACGAGATGCCCGCTGCAGGCGAGGCGGGGGATTTCCGGCTGCGGGTCAAGGGCTTCGAGCCCTTCTCGCCGGGCACCCAGATTGCGTGGCACCCCCTGCTGGAGCTCACGCCCCACGCGCGCGGCGGCCTGCTGGGCGGCCTGAAGGACCGCGCCCGGCCCATTCAGACCTTCGGGGATCTGGTGCGCGGCGCCTTTGAGGGGCTGGCCCACCTGCCCGACTTCCTGATTCCCGATCTGGCCGGCTGGGAAGACCTGCTGTCGCTGCTGGCCGAGCCGCGCACCGACCAGCTGTTCCTGAAGCAGTTTCCAGACGGCACGGGGGTGGGGGCGGTGTATCAGGCCGTGGTGGCCGCGCCCGCCGTGGTGAACGCCGTGCATGGGGGCCAGCTGTTCGGGCAGGGCTATACCTGTACCCTGCACGACTTCGCCTCGTTTCCCCTGCACGAGACGCTGGGCCTCTCCCTGGGCGATCAGCCTGCCCACCTGCCCTTTGAGGTGCGCTTTGATTTCACCGTCACCGAGGCCCAGGAGCTCACGCCCCCGGCCCGCACCCCACCCGAGAAGATCGCCATTCTGGGCGGCGGCGTGGGCGCCATCAGTGCGGCGTACCACCTGACGCAGGAAAAGGACTGGCAGGACAAATACGACATCACCCTGTACCAGATGGGCTGGCGCCTGGGCGGCAAGGGTGCCAGTGGGCGCAACGCGGCGGCGGGGCAGCGCATCGAGGAACACGGCCTGCACATCTGGTTTGGCTTCTACGAGAACGCCTTTCGCATGATTCAGGGCATCTACGGCGACCTGGGACGGCCCCCCGGCGCGCCGCTGGCGACGTGGCAGGACGCCTTTAAGCCGCACGATTACATCGTCCTGAGCGAGCATATTGGCGAGTCATGGCGCCCCTGGCCGCTGATGTTCCCGCACCGCCCCGGCACCCCGGGCGACGGTGCCGAGCACCCCATGCTGTGGGAGGCCGCGCAGGCGCTGCTGGCCCAGATCAGGAAGTGGCTGGCGGACATCTGCCACCTGCACGTGCCCGAACCTGTGGCCGCCCCGCAGCAGCAACCCGGGCAGCACGATTCCTGGCTGCACCACCTCGCCGCCGCGCTGCAGGCCGATGTGGAGCATCTGGCCGCCAGTGTGCTGCACACCGTCGAGGGCGCCTGTCAGCTGGACTCGGCGCTGCCCACGCGCCTGCAGGGGAACGAGAACGAGCACAGTCTGCTGGCCCACACCCTGCAGGGCATCAAGGGCTGGATTGACCATCTGCTGTGCGCCCTGCTGGACCGCGACGACGAGATAAGGCGCGCCTACATCTGCCTGGACCTGGGCGTGACCACCCTGCTGGGCCTGCTGCGTGACGGGGTGCTGAAGGGCGGCTTTGACGTAATCAACGACATTGACCTGCGCGACTGGCTGCTGAAGCACGGCGCCAACGAGCGCTACAGCGTGAACAGCGCGGTCATTCGCGGCTTTTACGACCTGATCTTCGCCTACGAGGGCGGCGACTATGACCGCCCCAACGCGGAAGCCGGTACCCTGCTGCGCGCCATGATGAAGATTGGCCTGAGCTACAAGGGCAGCATCATGTACAAGATGCAGGCCGGCATGGGCGACACCATCTTCTCGCCTGCCTATCAGGCCCTCAGGGCACGCGGGGTGAAGTTCAAGTTCTTCCACAAGGTCGAGGCACTGACCCGCGACGGCGACGAGGTGGGCACCATCCGCCTGACCCGGCAGGCCACCGTGGCCAGCGGCGAGGCCCACTACGACCCCTTCGTGTACGTGAAGGGACTGGCCTGCTGGCCGAATAGGCCCAACCTGGACCAGCTGTTGCCGGAAGAGGCCCAGGCGCTGCGGCAGAGCGGCGCCAATCTGGAATCGCACTGGAGCACCTGGCCGCAGGTGTACGAGCAGACGTTCGGCAAACCGCTGCCCGAAGTCACGCTGACAAAAGGCGTGGACTTTGACCGGGTGATTCTGGGAGTGTCGGTGGCCTCGGTGCCGCTGGTGGCCCCGGAGCTGGTGGCGGGCAGCGAGGCGCTGAAGAACGCCACCACCTTCGTGAAAACCGTTCCCACCCAGGCGTATCAGCTGTGGTTTAACCAGACGCTCTCGGAACTGGGCTGGACCGCGCAGCCGGACGGCCAGCAGCCCGTGCTGAGCGGCTTTACCGAACCCTACGACACCTGGGCCCCCATGGACCAGCTGCTGTGCCGGGAGGACTGGCCAGACACCCCCGGGGCCCCAAAGAATGTGTCTTACTTCTGCTCGGTGTTCCCCGACGAGGGCCTGCCGCCGCCCAGTGACACCGCCTTTCCCGTCCACTGCGCCGAGCAGGCCAGGGCGGGTGCGCTGAATCAGGTGCAGCAGCAGCTGACCGCCCTGCTGCCCGCCGTGGGCCCGGCCGGCGAGTTCAACTGGAACCTGCTGAGCGCGCCCGACGACACCCAGGGTGAGGCCCGGTTCGACGCCCAGTACTGGCGCGCGAACATGGACCCCTCCGAGCGCTACGTGATGAGCGTGGTAAGCAGCAGCCAGCACCGCCTGCGCGCCGACGAATCCGGCTACCGCAATCTGGTGCTGACCGGCGACTGGCTGAACACGGGCCTGAACGCGGGCTGCGTGGAAGCGGCGGTGATGGCCGGGATGCAGGCCGCGCAGGCGGTCACGGGCAAGAAGGCGCCCATTCCCGGCGAACGGGACGTGTAA